From Scatophagus argus isolate fScaArg1 chromosome 2, fScaArg1.pri, whole genome shotgun sequence, a single genomic window includes:
- the LOC124074576 gene encoding solute carrier family 22 member 7-like — MKFDSILQEINGFGKFQIKLVLIQMISRIVLPCHFLLNNFMAAVPSHHCDIAALDDGDVFRNLTQQQKLAVGIPADQDGTPSSCQMFSKPQYQHLLGSNRSEDAFTVQCQNGWVYDNSTFKSTLATEWDLVCSRKGMNKATATVFFIGVMLGAPLFGFLSDRLGRRPLLLVSYLSSMTFAVLSAFSTSYIMFVIMRFFTGMSLAGITIITIALNIEWCGIEHRTFSGVIISLDWTLGNWFLVGIAYCVNEWRMLILAVTSPLILSVIAWWWLPESARWLLANRKADAAHHYITKCAEINNRTKCMASVTPRALLESAQSETIDKKYTFLDIFKTPNIRKLSICSGVVWYGVAFTYYGITLNITGFGLNPYLTQFIFALIEMPMKIGVYFFLEKIGRRPGEMGALLLTGFCLFINLFVSKEKWVIRTVVAVLGKAMSEASFTIMYLYTTELYPTVVRQNGLGYTSFVARLGVAISPLIVLLEDVWHLLPAVTYSAVAIGCGLVASLLPETLNSRLPEFIEDIEKPRVQSTRRKEIQ, encoded by the exons ATGAAATTTGACAGCATACTTCAAGAAATTAATGGATTTGGAAAATTCCAAATCAAGCTAGTCTTGATTCAGATGATTTCCCGAATTGTTCTTCCATGTCACTTCCTGCTGAATAACTTCATGGCGGCCGTTCCCTCTCACCACTGTGACATTGCTGCTCTGGATGATGGAGATGTTTTTAGGAATTTAACTCAGCAACAGAAATTAGCTGTTGGTATTCCTGCAGACCAGGATGGGACACCAAGCTCCTGTCAGATGTTTTCAAAGCCACAATATCAGCATCTGCTAGGCTCAAACAGGAGTGAGGATGCATTCACTGTTCAGTGTCAGAATGGATGGGTTTATGACAACAGCACATTTAAATCTACTTTGGCAACAGAG TGGGATCTTGTGTGCAGCAGAAAAGGGATGAACAAGGCAACAGCCACCGTTTTCTTCATTGGTGTTATGTTGGGTGCCCCTTTATTTGGGTTTCTCAGTGACAG GCTTGGTCGACGGCCGCTCCTCTTGGTATCTTATTTGTCATCCATGACATTTGCAGTCCTGAGTGCATTCTCCACATCATATATAATGTTCGTCATCATGAGATTTTTCACTGGGATGTCACTGGCAGGAATAACTATCATTACTATTGCTCTGA ACATTGAATGGTGCGGCATTGAACACAGAACCTTTTCTGGTGTAATTATAAGCCTGGATTGGACACTTGGAAACTGGTTTCTGGTTGGAATTGCATACTGTGTTAATGAGTGGCGGATGCTCATCCTAGCAGTGACCTCGCCCCTCATACTGTCTGTCATCGCTTGGTG GTGGCTTCCAGAGTCTGCAAGATGGCTCTTggcaaacagaaaagcagatgcAGCCCATCATTACATCACAAAATGTGCTGAGATAAACAACAGAACCAAATGTATGGCCAGCGTCACGCCAAGG GCATTACTGGAATCCGCACAATCTGAAACTATAGATAAGAAGTACActtttttagatattttcaAGACTCCGAATATTAGGAAACTTTCTATATGCTCTGGGGTAGTATG GTATGGAGTCGCGTTTACATATTACGGGATAACCTTGAATATCACTGGGTTTGGACTAAACCCATACCTTACGCAATTCATATTTGCATTGATTGAAATGCCAATGAAGATTGGTGTGTACTTCTTCCTGGAGAAAATTGGTCGACGGCCTGGAGAGATGGGAGCCCTGCTGTTAACGGGTTTCTGCCTCTTCATCAACTTGTTTGTTTCAaaag AGAAGTGGGTCATTCGCACTGTTGTGGCAGTTCTTGGAAAAGCAATGTCAGAAGCGTCATTCACAATCATGTACCTCTACACAACTGAGCTCTATCCTACAGTTGTACG ACAGAATGGCTTAGGCTACACTTCGTTTGTGGCACGTCTCGGTGTGGCCATATCTCCGCTCATCGTGCTTCTGGAGGACGTGTGGCATCTCCTCCCTGCAGTCACTTACAGTGCAGTGGCGATTGGATGTGGTTTAGTGGCTTCACTCCTGCCTGAAACATTAAACAGCAGACTGCCAGAGTTCATCGAAGATATTGAGAAACCAAg GGTACAGTCAACAAGGAGGAAGGAGattcaataa